CTGCAGATTGTCTGTCTGAACAGTCAGCTGTTGCAGCACTAGATTCCCtgtttattacaaaaaatatttcacCTTCCAGCGTATGGAGCAGCTTTCCAGTGGCGATGTCAAAGATGTTGATGATCCCATCGATGGCTCCGCTGGCCAGATGTTTTCCATCAGGACTCTGAGGGACCAAACAGAATAAAACCAATTAATAACAAATtttaaaactacttttaaatgtaaaatagggTTAAATCTTGAGTGAGAAGATAGACGATGAGTTATTGTCAGGTATAAGACCGACAGGTCTTCACGCAGCCGACCAGAGGATGATTTATGATTCCTTACGTAAGCTATACTCAGGATGAATTTCCCTCGAGTGTCCAGAGAATGTTCCTTCTTGCCACTTTCCACGCCGAAGATGTTGACCTTGCCGTGGTGGCTTCCTGTGGCAATGTATTTAGAGTCTGGGGAGAAGGCGACCGACCATGCGTCAACTAAAGGGGAGAGAAGACAGAAGGGAGGTTGGACACATCGAACTGCAAACCTACTGTAGCAACAAGACAACAAACACTCTGCTAAATGATGACACAATTGCTATTTATAAGCTAAagattatatttaaatgcaaaagaacaaaacaaaagactcTTCTATAAACCAAAATACAGTTTTTCccaagaggaaaaagaaggtCTTTAATCCAGTGACCCGGACCAACCACTGAGTGAAGTGGAGCGTCTCTAATGGGAGCTGACATGTCATAGGATGAAGTACAGTTCAGTCCAAGATACACAACGACAGAGACATTTCTCTGGGAGTGGGGTTCCTGAGAGGtgagagtaaaaaataaaacaacctgGCTGAGCTTCACAGCTGAACAGAGCAGCTGCCGTCACCTGCACTTCTGTTCGAGTACTTTAACCAAGTGACAAAAGCAATGACTCAACTCCTAAACCTGCACGGTAACAGCACATCCTCAAGAGCATAAGGAATGATCTAATAAGGGAATACTCTATGTCTGTAAAATAGCAACTGGAAAACCTCATAATCAATTATGAAATCTAGGGGAAAAAAGatataatatgaaatgaaaGGATGAACATTTTCCTACATTTATCAgtgaaaaatattaaagaattcagaaaataagaaaagattAATAATTTCCTAAAGGGAAAGGTCGGAACAAAGGTCCATTACCCAAATATATCCCGTTTAATAtcatattcaaacacaaaaaacagtTAATTACAACAAATAAGAAGCGACAATCATCGAGTGATCGTATTTCTGCAGGCTTTATAAAATTAATCTATACTTTAAAACGTTTATAGCAATTATGTCACTGCTCATCAACTTATTGTTTCAATAGGTATCTTACACTCCCAAAAATATTTGCCGACTGTAAATTGGTCGTGAACTTGATGAATCCATAATTAACCTAATACATTAAAGGCAGGAAGACAAACCACAGATGACATAGATTTTAAAACAGGGGATTCAAAGTGTTGTTGGGGAATAATCACACAGATTTCTTTCTATATTTAACCGAAATGTCGGAGTCAGATATAGCTCTGAAGAAAGCATCCCACGGCCcaatagaaatgtaataatttaaCAATCATTAGAGATTCTCAGAGGTCCAGTCTCACCTGGTCCAGCGTCCATGGACTTGATCTGTTTTCCGGACTCCAGGTCCCAGAGACGGATGTGGGCATCGAGGGAGCTGGAGGCGGCGATGGCTCCGTTGTGACTGATGTCCACTGACACCACGCCCAGCTGGTGGCCCTCCAGAGACCACTGCAGCTCCAGCTTCTCATCAGACCTGCAGGGGCCGGTGAGGACAAAAGGTCACGTCGAGTCGGATAACATTAACTCAACTTTTAGgggaacatggaggagagaCTTCTGAAAGTGCATAGAAATAGAATTGCTTTATATCCCTTTTGTTTGTTACAGATCTTCTTGAaggcattttttttaacttataaGTAGAGGCAACGCTAAAGAAGAAATGAACCGAAGCGGGCAGTCAGGTGTGCTACTGCAGTCTCCATTTATGGTCATAATCAATAGCTTCATCACCACTACAGATCAACACAAATGGAAAACAGTCAGGCTCAGTTAGACAGGATTCCCTGATGTGGAATGAACACAGACAATACCATTTTTATAGAAAAATTCAAACGATGGCTTGCTCTATAGGCTATAAAGCCTGTTTCAAAATGGCCCATGGAAAACAGCTtatctattcattttttttacttaaccAGTTAAAACATAATTTTATCATGCTTtgcttatatttaataataataatttactgtttttaaagtcatatttcacttttttttgtgaaacacaTATAAGGTATTTCAGACAGTTAAATAATAGTTGGATATTGACAGAACATAATCTTTGGCAAGAAAACAAAGTCATGTAGACAAATGGCTATCAGAAAAATTAAAgaacaatatcaaaacattaGGATCAATTCTcaagtaaataaaaatggaaatacactCACCACTTCCAGACTTTCACCATATCATCCAGAGAGCCGGTGATAATCGTATCGGACCCATCCGCCTCGCTCTTCCCCCACGCCGCTGTCCAGATCGCATCATCGTGcgctgagaggaaacacacggGTTACAACTCTGATGATAGTGCGAGAAGAAGTGATCAAAACTGAAAGTAGCAGAGCTGATGGGTAAGACAATTAAAAGATAAGTCGTGCATCTTTCTATATTTTGGTTATTGTCCacaaatccattaaaaaaaaagagtgagttTGAGTTTTTTAGCAATGGAAATTGTGctttgtgcatatgtgtgtttgttcattgCTTTTTGAAAGGTTAAAGTGTAATTTAGGAGGAGTATTTCAGTGTGTATCCATAATGTTACTCACCATGTTCTTGCTTGAAAAGAATGCTGTACTGAAATCAAAACACAAGCCGTTAGTTAATATGTGAGctctttcacacatttttcaaacaggGTCAGGAGATATTCAGAATTAGAATCTTATGTTCACTATTCATAGTAAATCCATTTTATTCAAGTCATTTTATTGTCGTTGTTTTCTCTCAATGTACatacacagacagaaataacagtcacaaacaaagacaaggCTGCACAAATATAGGTAAAGAATAGCCACGACTATTGTGTATATGCACTGATAATGTGTAAACATAATACAACGCACCAATGACCAATAACAATGTGGATTATGTCGAATTTTTGCTTACTTGAGTGCTCATCTTTTGGTCTTTGGAGTCGGAGAGCCAGTTATTAACTTAATTTAacctgaaaacaacaataaagtgAGTTAGTTTGACAAAGTAGGATATTGTCATTCAAAAAAGTTCTGTCACTATTCAACACAACCTTTAACTAGTAGAGCTTCCACAGTTAAGGAGTGAAAAGTCacataataaaacatcaaacTTGAGTTTAACGGCACAGTATTTTTGCAGTTACTAATAATTCAATCTAAAACACCACGGCTAACAGGAGCTAGTTCTAACTAGCAGCGGTTATAAAGCAGGTTAGCGATGCAACAAATAGTCTTTTTAACAGTTAACCAGAATAGCAAGTGATCCCCCAGTTTAATGGGCAATGtgtattgaaaatgtaatatttaaatgtgataaaaTGTGCACCCACGTACCTTCAAATCACCTTAAAACAGGTTTTATTCAATATCTGGAGCTCGGTGATTTACATGCGAGACGCCATGACAACATCAGTCGTAACTTCCGCTCTGCATCTTCTTCGCTTGTTGAAAAGTGGTAGGCGGGTAATGTACGAGGCGCACTACTGCCACCAGCAGAGTGTAGAGGGAAACGCAATTACTTCATTTGAACACGTTTTGAAACggctgattttatttatttaaagataacAATAACATTGTAAAAATATTATAGAACGGGGTTTTCATTAAGtataaaaatgacattgttttgGTAAATTTATATTATAGAACAAACCAGTAAGACAGGTCTGAAGGACACTGAATATGGATATGGCAACACAAAGTACAATAAATACTAGAATCATATATTTGTGAATGGACAAACAAAAAGCACGcttaattaatacattatttgtatttactgctGACTTAGTGAGACAGAATACTGGAAATATGACTGTTTAATTAGcctacaatatttaaaaaaacaggttttGGCAGAAAGTTATAATTAATATTTGACATCCAACGAGACTTCAGGATGTTCAGGAGCTCTCTGTTTCCCTTCactacaacaataataatagcatATAGAGGAAAGTTTCTCTGTTGCAGAAAGACAGGCAATCCTGAGCCAGAAGAGTAAgcagaaaaatgttttgacagttGCTGAAGCAGCAGTCTGAGCTCGACACACTCAAAAGAGGCTGTCAAGAAAAGGTTTCAAGAGAATCATTGAGGAACAAGTCCAGGAAAGTTAACAAAGTGTTTTCTAAAATAACTCTGAATAACTGAAGTGAAGCTGATATGGGCAGATGTGTTTTAGAGAAAGGACA
Above is a genomic segment from Eleginops maclovinus isolate JMC-PN-2008 ecotype Puerto Natales chromosome 2, JC_Emac_rtc_rv5, whole genome shotgun sequence containing:
- the skic8 gene encoding superkiller complex protein 8, with amino-acid sequence MSTQYSILFKQEHAHDDAIWTAAWGKSEADGSDTIITGSLDDMVKVWKWSDEKLELQWSLEGHQLGVVSVDISHNGAIAASSSLDAHIRLWDLESGKQIKSMDAGPVDAWSVAFSPDSKYIATGSHHGKVNIFGVESGKKEHSLDTRGKFILSIAYSPDGKHLASGAIDGIINIFDIATGKLLHTLEGHAMPIRSLTFSPDSQLLVTASDDGYIKIYDVQHANLAGTLSGHASWVLNVAFSPDNTHFVSSSSDKSVKVWDAGSRACINTFFDHQDQVWSVKYNSTGSKIISAGDDRSIHIYDCPM